Proteins encoded in a region of the Triticum dicoccoides isolate Atlit2015 ecotype Zavitan chromosome 3A, WEW_v2.0, whole genome shotgun sequence genome:
- the LOC119270289 gene encoding BTB/POZ and MATH domain-containing protein 1-like, producing MSTFAGVSVLDGDKPCSCVTSGVGAGAGANSVYHLLVVKGYSRIKKELPNGESWCTDLFRVGGHEYSIEYYPNGANPNCADFISLDITRLYDEDVEEGVEAKFSFSLVDDVEKQMLTYIRATRKTRDFRRCDPCWGCDKFMRRDALERSASLKFDCFTIRCDIVVCKDNTPDATGSGTGTEVLMPDIHQHFSNLLQNKVGADVTFEVGGETFAAHRCVLAARSEVFMAQLFGTATPSIIQITDMEAKVFRALLCFIYTDSCPVMEKNSMEEDEMPGVVEQGQIEEVLEDKMSEVEEQTQEEAVEDEILLQWLQDLFVAADRYNLQRLKFICERQLCEHVGVSSVASTLALAEQHHCHGLKAACLKFIQVLSPSRLQTLMATDGWGHIATTYPSVLYELIAILASNQRK from the coding sequence ATGTCGACGTTCGCCGGCGTATCCGTCCTCGACGGCGACAAGCCGTGCTCTTGCGTAACGTCGGGCGTCGGCGCCGGTGCTGGCGCCAACAGCGTGTACCACCTGCTCGTGGTCAAGGGCTACTCTCGTATCAAAAAGGAGTTGCCCAACGGCGAGAGCTGGTGCACTGATTTGTTCAGGGTGGGAGGCCATGAGTATTCCATCGAGTACTATCCTAACGGCGCAAACCCCAACTGTGCCGACTTCATTTCGCTCGATATTACCCGTCTCTACGACGAAGATGTCGAAGAGGGTGTGGAGGCCAAGTTCAGTTTCAGTCTGGTCGATGACGTCGAGAAGCAGATGCTGACGTACATTCGTGCGACTCGTAAAACCCGTGACTTCCGCAGATGTGATCCTTGTTGGGGCTGCGACAAGTTCATGAGAAGAGATGCCCTTGAGCGATCAGCCAGTCTAAAGTTTGATTGTTTCACCATCAGGTGTGATATTGTGGTGTGCAAGGACAACACCCCAGATGCCACTGGCTCAGGCACCGGCACCGAGGTTCTCATGCCTGACATACACCAACATTTTAGCAACCTCCTTCAGAATAAGGTGGGTGCTGATGTGACATTCGAGGTCGGCGGCGAGACATTTGCTGCACACCGGTGTGTGCTCGCTGCCAGGTCTGAAGTGTTCATGGCGCAGCTCTTTGGCACCGCTACGCCCAGCATCATACAGATCACAGATATGGAAGCAAAAGTGTTCAGGGCTTTGCTTTGCTTCATCTACACAGACTCGTGTCCTGTGATGGAGAAGAACAGCATGGAGGAGGATGAAATGCCAGGAGTTGTGGAACAAGGACAAATAGAGGAAGTACTGGAGGATAAAATGTCAGAAGTTGAGGAACAAACACAAGAAGAGGCGGTAGAGGATGAAATTCTTCTGCAATGGCTGCAGGACTTGTTTGTGGCGGCAGACAGATACAATCTCCAGCGGCTCAAGTTCATCTGTGAAAGGCAGTTGTGTGAGCATGTAGGTGTGAGCTCCGTGGCGTCCACTCTTGCTCTAGCCGAGCAGCACCACTGCCATGGATTGAAGGCGGCGTGCTTGAAGTTTATCCAAGTCCTATCTCCCTCGCGTTTGCAGACACTAATGGCAACTGATGGATGGGGGCATATAGCAACGACATACCCCTCTGTTTTGTACGAGCTCATTGCCATCCTTGCGTCAAACCAGCGGAAATGA